One genomic window of Campylobacter curvus includes the following:
- a CDS encoding glucose-6-phosphate isomerase gives MVENSFKFNFTKEELIAAYAKRMNDEYESGEIGYYHLPDLGEELVSEIYTYEKSLQGIKNVVLVGIGGSSLGVKALKSMLGAKKSKRELYFLDNVDPNSFESVVSTINFDETLFIISSKSGNTIETITIFKCLLDRFGPSSLSRNFLIITDPGTNLQNFATQNGIKFFNIPSNVGGRFSVLSAIGLAPLAICGYDVKQLLAGALACKRRYIDEKDASLIAKAYHYATHRSASINVVFSYCDRFFEFNDWYVQLWAESLGKKRGYKRVGLTPVGLVGSRDQHSFLQLIMDGVKDKSVTFIKINDAGVDTNIPDISLQGLEGCDFVSGLSLNKLLNLQCDATAMALVQEGVSVDIITLDALDEWHAGWLVFYYELLTSATGIMLGINTYDQPGVEIGKRILKTMLLK, from the coding sequence ATGGTAGAAAATAGCTTTAAATTCAACTTCACCAAAGAGGAGCTCATCGCCGCTTACGCAAAGCGTATGAACGACGAATACGAAAGCGGCGAGATAGGATATTATCATCTGCCCGATCTTGGCGAGGAGCTGGTGAGTGAAATTTACACCTACGAAAAAAGCCTACAAGGTATAAAAAACGTCGTGTTAGTAGGCATCGGCGGCAGTTCGCTGGGTGTAAAAGCGCTAAAGTCGATGCTCGGGGCAAAAAAGAGCAAAAGAGAGCTTTATTTCCTAGATAACGTCGATCCAAACAGCTTTGAAAGCGTTGTAAGCACGATAAATTTTGACGAGACGCTTTTTATCATCAGCTCCAAATCGGGCAACACGATCGAGACGATCACGATATTTAAGTGCTTGCTAGATCGCTTTGGCCCAAGCTCTCTTAGCCGAAATTTTTTGATAATCACCGATCCTGGCACGAATTTGCAAAATTTCGCTACTCAAAACGGTATAAAATTTTTCAATATCCCGTCAAATGTGGGCGGCAGATTCAGCGTTTTAAGCGCGATAGGGCTGGCTCCGCTTGCTATCTGCGGATACGACGTGAAGCAGCTTCTAGCCGGGGCGTTAGCTTGTAAGAGGCGATATATCGACGAAAAGGACGCCTCGCTTATCGCGAAAGCCTACCACTACGCCACTCATAGAAGTGCGAGTATAAATGTCGTCTTTAGCTACTGCGACCGATTTTTTGAGTTTAACGACTGGTATGTGCAGCTTTGGGCGGAGAGTCTTGGTAAAAAAAGAGGCTACAAACGTGTAGGCCTCACGCCGGTCGGGCTGGTCGGCAGTCGCGATCAGCACAGCTTTTTACAGCTCATAATGGACGGCGTGAAAGACAAAAGCGTGACATTTATAAAGATAAATGACGCCGGAGTCGATACGAACATACCTGACATCAGCTTACAAGGGCTTGAGGGATGCGACTTTGTGAGCGGGCTTAGCCTAAACAAGCTTTTAAATTTACAATGCGACGCTACTGCGATGGCGCTAGTGCAAGAGGGCGTAAGCGTGGATATCATCACGCTTGATGCGCTTGATGAGTGGCATGCGGGCTGGCTGGTCTTTTACTACGAGCTTTTGACGTCTGCTACCGGCATAATGCTGGGCATAAACACATACGATCAGCCTGGCGTGGAGATCGGCAAACGCATACTAAAAACGATGCTTTTGAAGTAA
- the galU gene encoding UTP--glucose-1-phosphate uridylyltransferase GalU: MIQTCLFPAAGYGTRFLPATKSLPKEMLPILTKPLVHYGVDEALEAGMNNMAFVTGRGKRALEDYFDISYELEHQIAGTSKEPLLDDIRKLMDSCTFSFTRQNEMRGLGHAIYTGKTLVRDEAFGVVLADDLCVNDAGEGVLAQMVKIYEKYRCSVVAVMEVPKEQIKSYGVVSGRFIEDDLIMVDDMVEKPDPADAPTNLAIIGRYILTPDIFNILERTKPGKNGEIQITDALRSQAKEGIVIAYKFKGRRFDCGSIDGFVEATNFFYELKNGRK; this comes from the coding sequence ATGATACAAACCTGCCTATTTCCGGCTGCCGGATACGGAACGAGATTCTTACCGGCGACAAAATCACTACCAAAAGAGATGTTGCCGATCTTGACAAAGCCCTTGGTGCATTACGGAGTCGATGAGGCCTTGGAGGCGGGGATGAACAATATGGCCTTTGTCACGGGGCGCGGCAAGCGCGCTTTGGAGGATTATTTTGATATCAGCTACGAGCTGGAGCATCAAATAGCCGGCACCAGCAAAGAGCCGCTGCTTGATGACATCAGAAAGCTCATGGACTCATGCACTTTCAGCTTTACCCGCCAAAACGAGATGAGAGGGCTTGGGCATGCTATCTACACGGGCAAGACGCTCGTTCGCGACGAGGCTTTTGGCGTGGTGCTCGCGGATGATCTTTGCGTGAACGACGCAGGCGAGGGCGTGCTGGCTCAGATGGTAAAAATTTATGAAAAATACCGCTGCTCGGTAGTTGCGGTGATGGAAGTGCCAAAAGAGCAGATAAAATCCTACGGCGTGGTGAGCGGCCGCTTCATAGAAGATGATCTCATAATGGTCGATGATATGGTAGAAAAGCCCGATCCTGCCGATGCTCCGACAAATTTAGCCATTATCGGACGATATATATTGACGCCTGATATCTTTAATATATTAGAGCGCACAAAACCCGGTAAAAACGGCGAAATTCAGATAACGGACGCTCTAAGATCACAGGCTAAAGAGGGCATCGTGATAGCTTATAAATTCAAAGGCAGGCGCTTTGACTGCGGCAGTATAGACGGCTTTGTAGAGGCTACGAATTTCTTTTACGAGCTAAAAAATGGTAGAAAATAG
- a CDS encoding IMPACT family protein — translation MQTVSEIYSAKTEIKKSTFLSYLLPIAKFEEFHEILRSDHPKAAHIVWAYRKLNKYAQIIEAQSDDGEPKGTSGQPCLNALRGARLIDTAVLVVRYFGGVKLGTGGLVRAYGGAANLAINEANLEIFEQKDICGFFVPFSLTARFEHFLQKQNLEAKREFNEDGAIWRVEFNEDEFNAFYDFAHHFEAQNFAFLAIPLFARRIF, via the coding sequence TTGCAAACCGTATCCGAAATTTACAGCGCAAAGACCGAGATCAAAAAATCTACTTTCCTAAGCTACCTCCTGCCGATCGCTAAATTTGAAGAATTTCACGAAATTTTAAGGTCAGATCATCCAAAAGCCGCACATATCGTCTGGGCTTACAGAAAACTGAACAAATACGCCCAGATCATCGAGGCTCAAAGCGATGACGGCGAGCCAAAAGGCACATCAGGGCAGCCTTGTTTGAACGCTTTGCGAGGAGCTCGGCTAATAGACACGGCAGTGCTGGTGGTGCGATATTTTGGAGGCGTAAAGCTTGGTACGGGCGGGCTTGTGAGAGCTTACGGCGGAGCTGCAAATCTAGCGATAAACGAGGCGAATTTAGAAATTTTCGAGCAAAAAGATATATGCGGCTTTTTCGTGCCGTTTTCATTGACAGCTAGGTTTGAGCATTTCTTACAAAAGCAAAATTTAGAGGCTAAACGCGAATTTAACGAGGATGGAGCGATATGGCGGGTGGAATTTAACGAGGATGAATTTAACGCGTTTTATGATTTCGCTCACCACTTTGAGGCGCAAAATTTCGCCTTTTTAGCCATACCGCTCTTTGCAAGGCGTATTTTTTAA
- the lgt gene encoding prolipoprotein diacylglyceryl transferase produces MSTWNDIYNHFDPVAFTLFDFSVHWYGIMYILALLSALGAAKYFVKKDNIPITDALLDNYFFWVEIGVILGARLGYIAIYSGEAVYFFTHPWQIFNPFHNGEFVGIRGMSYHGAVVGFLLATILFCKKYKQNLWQLLDLCALCIPFGYIFGRIGNFLNQELFGRATDVSWGINVFGILRHPSQLYEAALEGLVVFLILFFYRKFKKFDGELIALYAILYTLARFICEFFREPDAGIGFIIFGLSMGQILSILMFFGGILAYFFLKKNYIK; encoded by the coding sequence ATGAGCACTTGGAACGATATCTACAACCACTTTGACCCCGTCGCCTTCACGCTTTTTGACTTTAGCGTGCATTGGTACGGCATAATGTATATCTTAGCCCTACTTAGCGCGCTAGGGGCGGCAAAATACTTTGTCAAAAAGGACAATATCCCGATAACGGACGCACTTTTGGATAATTACTTTTTTTGGGTGGAGATCGGCGTGATACTTGGAGCCAGGCTCGGATACATCGCGATCTACTCCGGTGAGGCGGTTTATTTTTTCACTCATCCTTGGCAGATTTTCAACCCCTTTCACAACGGCGAATTTGTCGGTATCCGAGGCATGAGCTATCACGGGGCGGTAGTTGGATTTTTACTAGCGACGATACTATTTTGTAAAAAATACAAGCAAAATTTATGGCAGCTGCTCGATCTGTGCGCACTTTGTATCCCGTTCGGGTATATATTCGGACGTATCGGAAATTTTTTAAACCAAGAGCTCTTTGGCAGAGCGACAGATGTGAGCTGGGGCATAAATGTATTTGGGATTTTAAGACACCCTTCGCAGCTTTACGAAGCCGCACTCGAGGGTCTAGTCGTTTTCTTAATCCTCTTTTTCTACCGTAAATTTAAAAAATTTGACGGCGAGCTCATCGCACTTTATGCGATACTATACACGCTAGCTCGCTTTATCTGCGAGTTTTTTAGAGAGCCTGATGCAGGGATAGGCTTTATCATATTTGGCCTTTCTATGGGGCAGATATTATCAATTTTGATGTTTTTTGGCGGAATTCTGGCGTATTTCTTTTTGAAAAAAAATTATATTAAATAG
- a CDS encoding fumarate reductase cytochrome b subunit, with product MVGLIEGFLGKQADCKKSRVPAVFDRWQSITGFILACFILCHMVFTSTILLGKDAFNAVVEFAEASFLIKGGLPIVTNLIAAVIFVVFIAHAFLAMRKFPANFRQLIMFKGHKDRMKHWDTTLWWFQFLTGFALFFTASAHLVDIVFNPHKITAEHSAANFHTLEFFYFALLVFMVVHAGVGMYRLYVKWISIEGANKQEMFAKRNRVKTIIFAIFGVLALIALIADFVWVSL from the coding sequence ATGGTTGGGCTTATAGAGGGTTTCCTCGGTAAGCAGGCAGACTGCAAAAAGAGTCGTGTGCCTGCGGTTTTTGATAGGTGGCAGAGTATAACGGGTTTTATTCTTGCCTGTTTCATACTATGTCACATGGTATTCACTTCGACTATTCTACTTGGCAAAGATGCGTTCAATGCAGTCGTAGAATTTGCGGAAGCCAGCTTTTTGATCAAAGGCGGGTTACCTATCGTAACAAATTTGATAGCCGCTGTGATCTTCGTCGTTTTCATCGCTCATGCTTTCTTAGCGATGAGGAAATTTCCCGCCAACTTTAGACAGCTTATAATGTTTAAAGGACACAAAGATCGCATGAAGCACTGGGATACGACGCTTTGGTGGTTTCAGTTTTTGACAGGATTTGCACTATTTTTCACTGCGAGCGCTCATTTGGTCGATATCGTTTTCAATCCGCATAAGATAACAGCCGAGCATTCGGCGGCAAATTTCCATACTTTAGAATTTTTCTATTTTGCATTGCTTGTTTTTATGGTAGTGCATGCCGGCGTAGGAATGTATCGTTTATATGTCAAATGGATAAGTATTGAGGGTGCTAATAAACAAGAGATGTTTGCAAAAAGAAACAGAGTCAAAACTATAATTTTTGCAATCTTTGGAGTGCTCGCATTAATCGCATTAATCGCTGATTTTGTTTGGGTCAGCCTTTAG